The following are encoded together in the Campylobacter concisus genome:
- the xseA gene encoding exodeoxyribonuclease VII large subunit: protein MLSVSELNEKAKALLEATLDYVEVSGEISRLTKHASGHWYFTLKDEKSSISAVMYRMNNQKVKFLPKDGLKVKIYGKVTIYSPSGSYQLVASSMLPDGEGELELAFRQLKEKLENEGLFDIAAKKEIPNLPKKIALVTSATSAALQDMLKVVTSRWKLSEIYIFDALTQGENAPSSLIKALRRADKYGVDVIVLARGGGSKEDLWCFNDEGLAREIYATKTPVISAIGHEIDYVISDFVADRRSLTPSAAMLDLLPDEEAFFQYLDRLSDDLDSALSLKITKKQNLLNVLLSKFSSNALKARIELKFSEVANKQNALANAVQRKILVLGSALSSLEKAYEMRELFFESTKGLIEVRKDGKRVDLRDLNLNDEIELISQNTHKKAIIKE from the coding sequence ATGCTTAGTGTTTCTGAGCTAAACGAAAAAGCAAAGGCACTACTTGAAGCCACACTTGACTATGTCGAGGTAAGTGGCGAAATTTCGCGCCTTACTAAGCACGCCTCTGGACACTGGTACTTCACGCTAAAGGATGAGAAGTCAAGCATCTCAGCTGTGATGTATCGCATGAACAACCAAAAAGTGAAATTCCTGCCAAAAGATGGGTTAAAAGTAAAAATTTATGGCAAAGTGACTATTTACTCGCCAAGTGGGTCCTATCAGCTAGTGGCAAGTTCGATGCTGCCTGATGGCGAGGGCGAGCTTGAGCTTGCGTTTAGGCAGCTTAAAGAAAAGCTCGAAAATGAGGGGCTTTTTGACATTGCTGCAAAAAAAGAGATACCAAATTTACCTAAAAAAATAGCCCTTGTCACAAGCGCTACTTCGGCAGCGCTTCAGGATATGTTAAAGGTCGTGACGAGCCGTTGGAAATTAAGCGAAATTTATATTTTTGATGCTTTAACTCAAGGTGAAAATGCCCCAAGCTCGCTTATAAAAGCCTTGCGCAGAGCCGATAAATACGGCGTAGATGTGATTGTTTTAGCTAGAGGAGGTGGCAGCAAAGAGGATCTTTGGTGCTTTAACGACGAGGGCTTAGCTCGTGAAATTTACGCTACAAAGACGCCAGTCATAAGCGCTATCGGACACGAGATCGACTACGTTATAAGCGACTTTGTAGCAGACCGCAGATCGCTTACGCCAAGTGCAGCTATGCTTGATCTGCTGCCTGATGAAGAGGCATTTTTTCAGTATCTTGACAGGCTCAGCGATGATCTTGATAGCGCTTTAAGCTTAAAGATCACCAAAAAGCAAAATTTGTTAAATGTTCTTCTTTCTAAATTTTCATCAAATGCCCTAAAAGCTAGGATCGAGCTAAAATTTAGTGAGGTAGCAAACAAGCAAAACGCCCTAGCAAACGCCGTGCAAAGAAAAATTTTAGTCCTTGGCTCGGCCCTTAGCTCACTAGAGAAGGCTTATGAGATGAGGGAACTTTTTTTTGAGAGCACAAAAGGGCTTATCGAGGTTAGAAAAGATGGCAAGAGGGTTGATCTTAGGGATTTAAATTTAAATGATGAGATCGAGCTTATCTCGCAAAATACACATAAAAAAGCAATTATCAAGGAGTAA
- the ubiE gene encoding bifunctional demethylmenaquinone methyltransferase/2-methoxy-6-polyprenyl-1,4-benzoquinol methylase UbiE, protein MQKQEKIVDMFNQIAPTYDVANRVLSLGVDVSWRKFACRYMLEIFKNKSINIVDVACGTGDMMGLWSEISKEFGVQIKSLTGIDPSSGMLKEAKAKFPNFQFIEAYADNTTLASREAQILSISYGIRNVVERKAALREFNRVLALNGYVVVLEFTKRQKKGLITSLRDFYLSKILPKIGGFISKNKEAYEYLPSSIENFLDAKSFCDELVEAGFEIELYKGFSMDISTLFIAKKVREINA, encoded by the coding sequence ATGCAAAAACAAGAAAAAATAGTTGATATGTTTAACCAGATCGCTCCGACTTATGACGTCGCAAACAGAGTGCTAAGTCTTGGTGTGGACGTGAGTTGGAGGAAATTTGCCTGCAGATATATGCTAGAAATTTTTAAAAATAAAAGTATAAATATCGTAGATGTGGCTTGTGGCACTGGCGATATGATGGGGCTTTGGAGTGAAATTTCAAAAGAATTTGGCGTGCAGATAAAAAGCCTTACTGGTATCGATCCCTCAAGTGGTATGCTAAAAGAGGCGAAGGCAAAATTTCCAAATTTTCAATTTATAGAGGCCTACGCTGACAACACTACGCTTGCAAGCAGAGAGGCTCAAATTTTAAGCATAAGCTATGGCATTAGAAATGTGGTCGAGCGAAAGGCAGCGCTTAGGGAGTTTAACAGAGTGCTTGCTCTAAATGGCTACGTAGTCGTACTTGAATTTACAAAACGCCAGAAAAAAGGCCTTATAACCTCGCTAAGAGATTTTTACCTAAGTAAAATTTTGCCAAAAATTGGTGGCTTTATCTCAAAAAACAAAGAGGCATACGAATATCTGCCAAGCTCGATCGAAAATTTCTTGGATGCTAAGAGCTTTTGTGATGAGCTAGTCGAAGCTGGTTTTGAGATAGAGCTTTACAAGGGCTTTAGTATGGATATCTCGACGCTATTTATCGCTAAAAAGGTAAGAGAAATCAATGCTTAG